A DNA window from Bacteroidales bacterium contains the following coding sequences:
- the guaB gene encoding IMP dehydrogenase → MSFAQDKITAEGLTFDDVLLLPAFSKVLPREVDIKSRFSRNITLNTPIVSAAMDTVTEEKLAITIAREGGIGVIHKNMPLKEQARQVKRVKRAESVMIHEPITIKKEGTVRDALNLMKEYKIGGIPVVNDDGVLIGIVTNRDLRFQQDMECVIEKVMTVKNIITTTRNTGLAEAAMILQAHKIEKLPVVDENHKLIGLITYKDITKSKDRPNSCKDNKGRLRVAAAVGVSSDILERVAALKEAGVDAIVIDTAHGHHIGVLKSLKKVKKKFPDLDVVVGNVATASAARALVGAGADGVKVGIGPGSICTTRIIAGVGVPQLTAIFDVAKALEGTGVPVIADGGIRYSGDIVKALAAGASSIMAGSLFAGVEESPGETIIYNGRKYKSYRGMGSLEAMQHGSKDRYFQDMEEDIKKLVPEGIAARVPFKGGLSEVIYQMIGGLRAGMGYCGAADIPALQKAQFVRVTNAGIQESHPHDVTITREAPNYSR, encoded by the coding sequence ATGTCGTTTGCCCAGGATAAAATTACCGCGGAAGGATTAACCTTTGATGACGTGTTGCTACTGCCCGCTTTCTCCAAGGTTCTTCCCAGGGAGGTAGATATTAAATCCCGCTTCTCCAGGAACATTACCCTGAATACACCCATCGTGTCGGCTGCCATGGATACAGTTACCGAGGAGAAACTGGCCATTACCATAGCACGTGAAGGGGGTATCGGGGTGATTCATAAGAACATGCCCCTGAAAGAGCAGGCCAGGCAGGTTAAAAGGGTGAAACGTGCCGAGAGTGTGATGATTCACGAACCCATCACCATTAAGAAAGAGGGTACGGTAAGGGATGCTCTGAACCTGATGAAGGAGTATAAGATCGGGGGAATCCCGGTAGTGAACGATGATGGGGTCCTGATCGGCATTGTCACCAACCGCGATCTCCGCTTCCAGCAGGATATGGAATGTGTCATCGAGAAGGTGATGACCGTAAAAAACATTATAACAACCACCCGGAACACGGGGCTGGCCGAAGCTGCCATGATCCTCCAGGCCCATAAGATTGAGAAGCTTCCTGTGGTGGATGAAAACCACAAGCTGATCGGACTGATCACTTACAAGGATATCACCAAGTCCAAGGACCGTCCCAACTCCTGCAAGGATAACAAAGGCCGCTTACGCGTAGCCGCTGCTGTAGGGGTCTCGTCGGATATACTTGAGCGGGTGGCCGCCCTGAAAGAAGCCGGGGTCGATGCCATTGTCATTGATACGGCCCATGGTCATCATATCGGAGTGCTGAAGAGTCTGAAGAAAGTAAAGAAGAAGTTCCCCGATCTGGATGTGGTAGTGGGCAATGTGGCCACTGCCTCAGCTGCCCGGGCTCTGGTCGGGGCCGGAGCAGACGGCGTCAAAGTGGGCATCGGTCCCGGATCCATCTGCACCACCAGGATTATTGCGGGAGTTGGAGTTCCTCAGCTGACTGCCATTTTCGATGTGGCCAAGGCCCTCGAAGGTACAGGGGTCCCCGTAATCGCAGACGGAGGGATCAGGTACTCTGGTGATATCGTCAAAGCACTGGCAGCAGGAGCCAGCTCCATCATGGCCGGATCGCTTTTTGCCGGGGTGGAGGAGTCGCCGGGAGAAACCATCATCTACAACGGCCGGAAATACAAATCTTACCGGGGGATGGGTTCCCTGGAAGCCATGCAGCATGGCTCCAAGGACCGTTATTTCCAGGACATGGAAGAGGACATTAAAAAGCTGGTTCCGGAAGGGATCGCCGCCCGGGTCCCATTCAAAGGAGGCCTGTCCGAGGTAATTTATCAGATGATTGGCGGATTGCGGGCCGGTATGGGCTATTGTGGTGCTGCCGATATCCCTGCCCTGCAAAAGGCTCAATTTGTCCGCGTCACCAATGCAGGCATCCAGGAGAGCCACCCGCACGATGTCACCATCACCCGGGAGGCCCCTAATTACAGCAGATAA